DNA sequence from the Liolophura sinensis isolate JHLJ2023 unplaced genomic scaffold, CUHK_Ljap_v2 scaffold_71, whole genome shotgun sequence genome:
CGAACAGTCCAACAATAATCATATAAATACTCACATCTCAAAACAGACTCCTTCCACTTCTCCCACAAAATCAGTGGTTTCACTGTCTTCCTGTAAGCAGACAATATCCAGTAATTATTAGACCTCGTGTTGTTTTTCTCCCAATCAAACTACAAAATCTTGTTTATACAATTAATCAATTGTTACAACCAGCGGGTGCTCAATGGTGCGAACAACTACAACCGATAGAGAGAAAACCATTAACATTGGTGTGTACTGTTTATAATTGGGATTCCAGCTGAATTTAGCAACTAACCCGGACTTCTGTCATTTCTGTAGAATTAGCATCTGTCTTGCCCCTATATTCGGCAATGTTGACACATGACACTGTCACAGTGTGGCCAACTGGGGGCAAGGCCAGGTCGGCCTGTGGCCCCCATAGCTTCACTTCTATTTCTTCGTCATCCCTTGATAACTTTAGTATCTTACGTCTCGATGTTGGGGTGGTTATTACACTCGATACCTGTTTAACAGAAAATGCGTTTTGGTTTTAAGGCTAGTAACAGACTATTGCATAGTACTCTTGTTTTGGATGTGTCCTTCCTTCTGCTAATATCTTTAATCTGTTTTTAAGGGTGGAGTATAGTTTATGTTATAATCAgtatatgtgtttttaaaaaatgtgaattatAAAAGctgattattaaaaatatatatacacatgacatGAAAATGGTATGAGCCTTTCCATTGAATTCTTACATCCGACAATTCCCCTGTGATAGAGAGGCGCCTCTTGCGGGGTGATACCAACGCCTCCCTTACAGTTACAACCGGCGGGTTGTGAAACTCCCATTCAACATCCTCTGGGAACGAAAATCTTCCACACTGCATGATCTACgaacaaaaattcaaacatcatgtttattgatatcaaaaatatttccatttttctttgatCTATCGTATGTTAATTGACAAAGTTACAGATTTATACTCAGTAATATCCTCATATATCAATCATTGTTTCCATGCCCGAAGTGTAGATGAAAATataataacacatacatgataGTTTGAAATAAGTCAGCTATTTTTATCCCCTTGTGCTACAGTTAATAAAGTGGACAAAGTCTTTCATTGACGTTATTCGTTGTAAAATGAAGCTTCTGTATATCTTACCCTGGACGTCTCAGAAATTCGGACAAACTGGCCGACAGAAACATTTCTCAACAGATAAAACTTATCCCTGATCATTTTCGTCTTCTTGGTCAAAGGCATGAAAGCCACCTTCACTGTCTTGGACAATGAATCTATAACATTCAATGAGACAAAATCTCCCCCTGCTCCATGTCTCTCCGTCGGTTCCGTGAGAACTTTCACTTTTACAGTAATCTGtatcaagaaaaaacaaaatgacaaaaaaagaaaaacattaacgaatttatgttcaaaattgttttcaattcaaagaaataaatctgttttaacAAAGAAAGAATATCACAACCAAACTGTGGCCCCACCTGTCAACTCACCCAATAGCCAACTCGCGTAAATCCTTCAAAATCTAAATTAGCTCGTGCAATATTAAGCCTACAGTAACTTTGGAAAATAATTGCAATTTGAGTATTTTATTACTTACAGAACAATGACGCCATTTATATTGATCATTTGCCGATCAAAACTGTTGGCAACGTGATGAGTCGTTACAAAGTTTACGGagaatatttgtaaacaagaaTGCACCTGTGCGCAGAAAATATATCTCCTATCAAGAGAATTTTCCAAAAGTTATCAAAGTATCAAAGGCTTCCACTTTGATGTTCAGCCAGTAAAAGTAACAAATAGATGCCCATAAGCTCTTTCGGTTAAATCTATCGTAAACGTTTAATTTGGTAAAAAAGATAGTAAACATGCATGAATGGTTTTTAATTAAATCgaactaaaaaataaaaccgTTTTGAAAGTTACCgctttcattattttatatataccgTCACATGCTT
Encoded proteins:
- the LOC135481414 gene encoding uncharacterized protein LOC135481414, whose product is LSFCFFLIQITVKVKVLTEPTERHGAGGDFVSLNVIDSLSKTVKVAFMPLTKKTKMIRDKFYLLRNVSVGQFVRISETSRIMQCGRFSFPEDVEWEFHNPPVVTVREALVSPRKRRLSITGELSDVSSVITTPTSRRKILKLSRDDEEIEVKLWGPQADLALPPVGHTVTVSCVNIAEYRGKTDANSTEMTEVREDSETTDFVGEVEGVCFEMDDSTIILKDEEEVCFLTHDQVLSLFPLEMFEESVRVKGKRQGSRILSVERIDEESS